The Bdellovibrionales bacterium genome has a segment encoding these proteins:
- a CDS encoding M48 family metalloprotease, whose product MNIRRALVGIPIFVFTLANTNSVWAKYQSLLSGEKVQLTERRVYNNYKLWECKDDEQSEDRLIETKRYLGDVVELVMDANPDVFRSEYAKSEFCLFVLKGEAARGSMASAGNMGNGTLKFSNFVDEFESDAEVAAVIAHELAHVTLQHYLGTPFLHPGVNDQEIANLQKDYFKELSKFSTEYLAILTKLASHQNLPETLKQSAQKHRDVFSNLKLMADTQVGVAVDSAKNDWDRPSDSTDTEFFLGQLDSLGYQNYADKIRQLDESKLNNALSNYISRLKRLIGDAEFKYWMEIEADLVGLRYYSRAGFDPNALLDLWVKRENSESWLTGITCNRPVRLDKAPAVLYPLKIRNKLLIEQSHPTHCWRAWRLAKEIEYLRQEGWSFGEKVNIHETNNRLQRIKLEEKDHERLSK is encoded by the coding sequence ATGAATATCAGACGAGCACTTGTAGGTATACCAATTTTTGTTTTTACCTTAGCCAATACCAATTCAGTCTGGGCCAAATATCAGTCACTTTTGTCTGGCGAAAAGGTGCAACTAACTGAGAGACGTGTATATAACAACTATAAACTCTGGGAATGTAAGGATGACGAACAGAGCGAAGATAGATTGATAGAAACTAAAAGATACCTAGGTGATGTAGTTGAACTCGTTATGGATGCCAACCCTGACGTATTTAGGTCGGAATACGCGAAAAGCGAATTTTGTCTATTCGTGCTCAAGGGCGAAGCCGCTAGGGGAAGCATGGCATCCGCGGGAAACATGGGAAATGGAACTCTCAAGTTTTCAAATTTTGTTGATGAATTTGAGAGTGACGCCGAAGTTGCGGCAGTCATTGCCCATGAGTTGGCGCATGTAACTCTGCAACATTATCTTGGGACTCCCTTTCTTCATCCTGGAGTAAACGATCAAGAGATTGCAAATCTACAAAAGGATTATTTTAAAGAACTGTCAAAATTCTCAACGGAATACCTGGCGATTCTTACAAAGCTTGCGTCACATCAGAATCTGCCGGAAACGCTCAAGCAATCTGCGCAGAAACATAGAGATGTTTTTTCGAATTTGAAGCTAATGGCCGACACTCAGGTTGGAGTTGCAGTTGACTCCGCCAAAAATGATTGGGATCGCCCTTCTGATTCAACGGATACTGAGTTTTTTCTTGGTCAACTTGATTCTCTTGGTTACCAAAATTATGCCGATAAAATTCGACAACTGGATGAAAGTAAATTAAATAATGCTCTCTCAAATTATATTTCCAGGTTGAAGAGACTTATTGGCGATGCCGAATTCAAATATTGGATGGAAATAGAAGCTGATCTTGTTGGGCTTCGATATTATTCACGAGCGGGCTTTGACCCAAATGCTTTGCTAGATCTCTGGGTGAAAAGAGAAAATTCAGAGTCATGGTTGACGGGAATAACTTGTAACCGGCCTGTGCGACTGGACAAAGCCCCAGCCGTACTTTACCCTCTCAAGATTAGAAATAAACTCCTTATCGAACAGAGTCATCCAACCCACTGCTGGAGGGCTTGGAGATTGGCGAAAGAGATTGAATATTTAAGGCAAGAGGGTTGGTCATTTGGTGAAAAAGTAAATATTCATGAAACCAACAATCGCTTGCAGAGAATCAAATTGGAGGAAAAAGATCATGAAAGACTTTCCAAGTAA
- a CDS encoding methylated-DNA--[protein]-cysteine S-methyltransferase has protein sequence MNFLNFVVKAHGKDFFYSSVNSPVGELCLLVSDLGLHGVFWEKDWDKEKIKSINQPLKYSEDHPMMALTRKQLCEYFAGKRFEFSLPLVMAGTAFQKSAWAQLLSIPYGETISYEEQAKRLGDSKKARAVGMANSKNPISIVVPCHRVIAKSGELSGFGGGIENKRILLDLERKSK, from the coding sequence ATGAATTTTTTGAATTTTGTTGTGAAAGCACATGGGAAAGATTTTTTTTACAGCAGTGTGAACAGTCCGGTGGGAGAGCTTTGCCTTTTAGTTTCTGATCTAGGCTTGCATGGGGTTTTTTGGGAAAAGGACTGGGATAAGGAAAAAATCAAATCGATCAATCAACCGCTTAAATATTCCGAAGATCACCCGATGATGGCGCTGACTCGAAAGCAACTTTGTGAGTATTTTGCGGGCAAACGATTTGAATTCTCCCTTCCACTTGTCATGGCGGGAACAGCATTTCAGAAAAGTGCGTGGGCGCAGCTTCTGAGCATTCCTTATGGCGAAACCATTTCTTATGAGGAACAGGCAAAACGTCTCGGTGACTCAAAGAAGGCTCGTGCTGTTGGAATGGCCAATTCCAAAAACCCCATCTCAATTGTTGTCCCTTGTCATCGGGTTATCGCCAAGAGCGGAGAATTGTCTGGATTTGGGGGAGGTATTGAAAATAAACGAATACTCCTAGACCTAGAAAGAAAGTCCAAGTGA
- a CDS encoding DUF1152 domain-containing protein → MILRHYSHFFSKKRHSLFSALTALSLFFGLPIRAALHLSESASGTAHTSRCAVLLNPHRTLATILPHITDDQALLLLKANYSELLTWLSQKADATAEGGTSTPKGIFGPKKNLTPSMLLFGEDNVEVNRTAVGYLALKWILANDYETFTQNQALPVRLSLESFSQLRSYVLATLKTPEDFDAMIVMILTNDLGKIKRYHELTEKAVGRAVVDHDEVLFVGFGEWPEISPNFMRLSSEKKSWILDGLRMGSNLNIGQFAQAENLPANLLGVKALAGKPEAFEFKFIELLLDVAGANGHLDSGGAKVMIEPVYRNFMLARNALKEVIAGRSVRDSYDQILIDKNKQLVEKGFHSLDVKSSVERVILRLLTLRRTTTREQAEELYEVFINLPANARAILVSELNVDGTDDGWGTLPYYAPALISNALGSLSNTPGGSVVALRTVFLSLARVFQEARIQLKNRQSSGGIYTVNVESLAKFALSDEYRNNPDTLLNLHYELFQNGSDANQSGVKLSAYSSIDSSLFVQINNLVDLPGNSFAVVGIGGGSDGVQAAQLALILRSAGKNVKFIGSVRTDKTGSQGAGGKIGENRTIYSHGGMIADGVYRVLSNSSGSGRFLENLPADEFPMYLILDRQNDGLHSQFQNLIRSVDGVDTLIAVDTGGDALFPSNSERQDQGRSTPDQDLRVISSLRGVQVANRLSAIVAAGVDSPLNAQSILQEAGARYYSLSDAQRASVMANYTRWQMDGTNENRFGKTPLAWQLALTNQLGMHVMPLPTKVVVDQKNPWNPFVFIDQSMSGIFFMQLDSHLNVIGP, encoded by the coding sequence GTGATTTTGCGACATTACTCCCACTTTTTTAGCAAGAAACGCCACTCATTGTTTAGTGCTTTGACAGCTCTCAGCCTTTTTTTTGGTCTGCCAATCCGTGCGGCTCTTCATCTATCCGAGTCAGCGAGCGGTACGGCCCACACGTCAAGGTGTGCAGTGCTGTTGAATCCGCACAGAACTCTAGCCACAATTTTACCCCACATCACGGATGATCAAGCCCTTCTTTTGCTGAAAGCAAATTATTCAGAACTACTCACCTGGTTAAGCCAGAAGGCTGACGCAACAGCTGAGGGCGGCACTTCGACTCCAAAGGGAATTTTCGGTCCAAAAAAAAATCTGACTCCATCTATGTTACTATTTGGAGAGGACAATGTAGAAGTAAATCGTACGGCGGTTGGATACCTTGCCCTTAAATGGATTCTTGCAAACGACTATGAGACCTTCACGCAAAATCAAGCACTACCTGTCCGCCTTTCTCTTGAATCATTTTCGCAACTACGAAGCTATGTTCTTGCAACTTTGAAAACTCCGGAAGATTTCGATGCCATGATCGTGATGATCTTGACGAACGATTTGGGCAAAATAAAACGTTACCACGAGTTGACAGAAAAAGCTGTTGGTCGTGCGGTTGTCGATCACGATGAGGTTTTATTCGTCGGCTTTGGTGAGTGGCCTGAGATTTCTCCAAACTTCATGAGGCTTTCATCGGAGAAAAAAAGCTGGATTTTAGATGGGTTAAGAATGGGATCAAACTTAAATATAGGTCAATTTGCACAAGCCGAAAACCTACCGGCGAACCTTTTGGGAGTTAAAGCCTTAGCTGGCAAACCCGAGGCCTTCGAATTTAAGTTTATTGAATTGTTGCTGGATGTGGCCGGAGCAAACGGTCATTTAGATTCTGGTGGTGCGAAGGTCATGATTGAGCCAGTTTATCGAAACTTCATGTTAGCGCGAAATGCATTAAAAGAAGTCATCGCTGGGCGGTCGGTGCGTGACAGTTATGATCAAATTCTTATTGATAAGAACAAGCAACTTGTCGAAAAAGGGTTTCATTCTTTAGATGTTAAGAGTTCAGTTGAGCGAGTTATCTTGCGACTTTTGACTCTTCGACGGACAACAACTCGCGAACAGGCTGAAGAGCTCTATGAGGTATTTATTAATTTGCCCGCAAATGCTCGAGCTATTCTCGTTTCAGAACTTAACGTAGATGGTACTGATGACGGTTGGGGCACCTTACCCTACTATGCTCCTGCTCTGATCAGCAACGCATTAGGGAGCCTATCTAATACTCCAGGCGGATCTGTTGTAGCATTGCGCACCGTATTTTTATCTCTTGCGAGAGTATTTCAAGAGGCTAGAATCCAATTAAAAAATCGTCAGAGTAGTGGTGGCATCTACACTGTGAATGTTGAATCACTCGCTAAGTTCGCGCTGTCTGATGAATATAGGAATAATCCCGACACTTTACTCAACTTGCATTATGAACTGTTTCAAAATGGCAGTGACGCCAACCAATCTGGAGTCAAGTTATCTGCCTATTCGAGCATCGACTCGTCTCTCTTCGTACAAATAAATAACTTAGTCGATTTGCCTGGAAATTCATTTGCAGTGGTGGGAATTGGTGGAGGCTCAGATGGAGTTCAAGCGGCACAGCTAGCCTTGATACTAAGGTCCGCTGGTAAAAATGTAAAGTTCATCGGGTCGGTGCGTACGGACAAGACCGGCTCACAAGGTGCTGGTGGTAAAATCGGTGAAAACCGGACCATATACAGCCATGGGGGCATGATTGCAGACGGTGTCTATCGTGTGTTGTCAAACTCATCTGGAAGCGGAAGGTTTCTGGAGAACTTGCCGGCTGATGAATTCCCCATGTATTTGATTTTAGATAGACAGAATGACGGCTTACATTCTCAGTTTCAAAATTTAATTCGTTCGGTTGATGGAGTCGACACTCTCATTGCTGTCGATACAGGCGGAGATGCACTTTTTCCGTCGAACAGTGAAAGACAAGACCAAGGTCGCTCTACTCCTGATCAGGATTTAAGGGTCATTTCATCTTTGCGCGGAGTGCAGGTTGCCAACCGACTGAGTGCAATTGTGGCTGCAGGCGTGGATTCACCATTAAATGCCCAGTCAATTTTGCAAGAGGCGGGGGCAAGATATTATTCACTATCTGATGCCCAAAGGGCTTCGGTGATGGCAAACTATACCCGTTGGCAGATGGACGGTACTAATGAAAACCGATTTGGTAAAACTCCTCTTGCTTGGCAGCTGGCTTTAACAAACCAACTTGGAATGCATGTAATGCCTTTGCCTACAAAGGTTGTGGTGGATCAGAAGAATCCCTGGAATCCATTTGTATTTATCGACCAAAGCATGAGTGGAATCTTTTTTATGCAACTTGATTCGCATCTGAATGTGATTGGCCCTTAA
- a CDS encoding Re/Si-specific NAD(P)(+) transhydrogenase subunit alpha, which translates to MSKIVIGVPKEIKSGEARVAVTPESAAKLIKMGFSVQIEKGAGEPASFSDSNYTLAGARVLESPADVWSQADLILKINPPQWNPRTNSHEADLLKKEAHLISFIWPAQNSDLLKKLSQSKVTALALDCIPRISRAQKMDVLSSMANIAGYRAVIEAAHQFGRLFTGQITAAGKMPPAKVLVIGAGVAGLAAVGAARALGAIVRAFDTRPEVKEQVKSMGAEFLELKFKEEGSGGGGYAKVMSPEFIKAEMELFARQAKEVDIIITTALIPGKKAPLLIDGATVALMKEGSVIVDMAAEQGGNCEFSQADQIVKKCGVTIIGYTNLASRLATTASELLASNLVHLLTDMTKGETGYRVDMKDEVIRGALILNGGEITWPPPARATPPIALEKVSSENKKPAVKPELKKAKKFSGVDFTLLGLAVLFFFLGQNAPSEFLGHFSVFILAIVIGWQVVWNVAPALHTPLMSVTNAISGIIIIGALVQLRGDSLGIAGALSLVAVVIASINIAGGFLVTKRMLKMFHK; encoded by the coding sequence ATGAGCAAAATAGTCATTGGAGTACCCAAAGAAATAAAATCAGGGGAAGCCCGAGTTGCAGTTACGCCAGAGAGTGCTGCGAAGCTGATAAAAATGGGATTTTCGGTCCAGATCGAAAAGGGTGCTGGGGAGCCCGCAAGTTTTTCTGATTCGAACTATACCCTGGCTGGAGCACGTGTTCTTGAGAGTCCTGCGGACGTATGGAGCCAAGCCGACCTCATTCTCAAAATCAATCCACCTCAGTGGAACCCTCGAACCAACTCTCACGAAGCAGATCTCCTCAAAAAGGAAGCACATCTCATTAGCTTTATTTGGCCAGCTCAGAATTCAGATTTGCTCAAGAAACTATCCCAATCCAAAGTGACTGCGCTCGCCCTGGACTGCATCCCACGGATTTCGCGAGCCCAGAAGATGGACGTGCTGAGTTCGATGGCAAACATTGCAGGTTACCGCGCTGTCATCGAGGCCGCTCATCAATTTGGCCGTCTTTTCACTGGACAGATCACCGCCGCTGGCAAAATGCCTCCTGCAAAAGTTCTCGTTATCGGCGCAGGAGTTGCAGGACTTGCTGCTGTCGGGGCCGCTCGAGCTCTTGGAGCTATCGTCAGGGCCTTCGACACTCGTCCAGAAGTGAAAGAACAAGTCAAAAGCATGGGCGCTGAGTTTCTCGAACTCAAATTTAAAGAAGAAGGCTCGGGCGGGGGCGGCTACGCAAAGGTCATGAGTCCCGAATTTATCAAAGCTGAAATGGAGCTCTTTGCAAGGCAAGCAAAGGAAGTCGACATTATTATTACCACTGCTCTCATCCCAGGAAAAAAAGCGCCTCTTTTGATTGATGGTGCAACGGTCGCTCTCATGAAAGAGGGATCTGTCATTGTCGATATGGCCGCTGAACAGGGCGGCAATTGCGAATTTAGTCAAGCTGACCAGATCGTTAAGAAATGTGGAGTGACCATCATTGGCTATACAAATCTTGCCAGCCGACTCGCAACGACAGCCAGCGAACTGCTTGCCTCAAACCTCGTTCACCTTCTGACAGACATGACAAAAGGGGAAACTGGTTACCGCGTCGATATGAAGGACGAAGTCATTCGTGGCGCCCTCATTTTAAACGGTGGTGAAATCACTTGGCCTCCTCCGGCCCGAGCAACGCCTCCAATTGCTCTCGAAAAAGTTTCCTCCGAAAACAAAAAGCCTGCGGTCAAACCGGAGTTGAAAAAGGCGAAGAAATTCTCGGGAGTTGATTTCACTTTACTTGGATTGGCCGTCCTGTTTTTTTTCCTTGGCCAAAATGCACCCTCAGAATTTCTTGGCCATTTTAGCGTCTTTATTCTCGCAATCGTGATTGGTTGGCAAGTGGTCTGGAACGTGGCTCCGGCCCTCCACACTCCTCTCATGAGCGTAACCAATGCAATCAGCGGCATTATCATCATCGGAGCGCTTGTTCAGTTGCGTGGTGACTCTCTTGGGATTGCCGGTGCACTTTCGTTAGTTGCCGTCGTTATTGCTTCAATTAATATTGCTGGCGGTTTTTTAGTAACCAAACGCATGCTCAAAATGTTTCATAAGTAG
- a CDS encoding NAD(P)(+) transhydrogenase (Re/Si-specific) subunit beta, with translation MSEGLLTVSYLAASLLFILSLGGLSNQETARKGNLYGVFGIAIAILVSLVGAHGLGLISSVMAILLGGAIGALIAARVAMTAMPELVAILHSFVGLAAVLVGASSFFGGDIQKLNGMARLIHEIEIFAGVIIGGITFTGSIVAFAKLRGSISGRPLLLPARHILNLSALVGCVLFGVLISHATNLEESSSLFITMILVSFFMGWHLVMAIGGADMPVVVSMLNSYSGWAAAATGFMLSNDLLIVTGALVGSSGAILSYIMCKAMNRSIWSVIFGGFGASPAKSVTTKNSACLGVVHEISAEETADLMLNAQNIMIIPGYGMAVAQAQHPIKEITSLLRDRGVTVRFGIHPVAGRLPGHMNVLLAEASVPYDIVFEMDEINRDFPDIDVTLVIGANDIVNPGALDDPSSPIFGMPVLECWKSKHVIVMKRSMASGYSGIENPLFHNDNTKMLFGDAKQKVSNILNSIQTHSH, from the coding sequence ATGTCCGAAGGACTACTCACGGTTTCTTATCTTGCCGCAAGCCTTCTATTTATTTTAAGCCTCGGTGGACTTTCCAATCAAGAAACTGCACGCAAAGGCAACCTCTATGGCGTTTTTGGAATTGCAATCGCCATATTGGTCAGTCTTGTTGGCGCTCATGGACTGGGACTGATCTCTTCCGTCATGGCCATCTTATTGGGTGGAGCCATTGGAGCCCTCATCGCGGCGCGAGTGGCAATGACGGCTATGCCAGAATTAGTTGCTATTTTGCACAGTTTTGTGGGACTTGCGGCCGTTCTGGTGGGGGCTTCGAGTTTTTTTGGTGGAGATATTCAAAAACTCAATGGCATGGCTCGACTCATTCATGAAATTGAAATCTTCGCGGGTGTCATTATAGGTGGAATTACCTTCACAGGCTCAATCGTCGCATTTGCTAAACTTCGGGGCTCCATCAGTGGGAGACCCTTGCTCCTTCCTGCGAGACATATTTTAAATTTATCTGCTCTTGTTGGCTGCGTCCTTTTCGGCGTCTTGATCTCACATGCGACGAACCTAGAAGAAAGTTCATCCCTTTTTATCACCATGATCCTTGTTTCCTTTTTTATGGGCTGGCATTTGGTCATGGCTATCGGAGGAGCCGATATGCCAGTTGTCGTGTCGATGCTCAATTCTTATTCGGGCTGGGCTGCGGCGGCCACGGGTTTTATGCTTTCCAATGATCTCCTCATTGTAACTGGAGCGCTCGTTGGAAGCTCAGGTGCTATTCTGAGTTATATCATGTGCAAGGCCATGAACCGTTCGATTTGGAGTGTGATCTTTGGAGGATTCGGTGCTAGCCCCGCAAAATCAGTTACGACCAAAAACTCCGCCTGCCTAGGTGTTGTCCATGAAATCAGCGCAGAAGAAACCGCAGATCTCATGCTCAACGCACAAAATATCATGATCATCCCTGGATACGGAATGGCCGTAGCTCAAGCTCAGCACCCTATTAAAGAAATCACTTCTCTCCTCAGAGATCGAGGGGTAACAGTGCGATTTGGAATACATCCTGTTGCGGGGAGACTACCTGGCCACATGAACGTGCTTCTCGCAGAGGCCAGCGTCCCCTACGATATTGTGTTCGAAATGGATGAAATCAATCGCGACTTTCCCGACATTGATGTCACGCTCGTTATTGGTGCCAACGACATTGTGAACCCAGGGGCACTTGATGACCCCTCAAGTCCCATTTTCGGAATGCCCGTCCTTGAATGTTGGAAATCAAAACACGTCATCGTCATGAAACGAAGTATGGCTTCGGGATACTCGGGCATCGAAAATCCCCTCTTCCACAATGACAATACAAAGATGCTTTTTGGCGATGCAAAGCAGAAGGTATCCAATATTTTGAACTCGATTCAAACTCACTCTCACTAG